In a single window of the Halolamina litorea genome:
- a CDS encoding RtcB family protein, producing the protein MSQQIQLTQVAENVYEIPEDEGMEVPVRVYGSAALVEEMQTADDRTLSQGRNVATLPGIRKFAVVLPDGHQGYGFPIGGVAAVDTETGVISPGGIGFDINCGVRLLRTPLTADDVAGHEEELAERLYETVPCGLGKGGYLETNMDDLRGILDGGMEWMREAGHATEADLEHCEENGRLDGDPGKVPAEALSRGHNQVGSLGSGNHFLEVQRVADVYDAETAAAFGLAEDRIVVMIHSGSRGLGHQTCTEYVRRFERAFPDIADSLPDKQLIYAPLDEQVAEDYKQAMYAAANFAWANRQAMTQAVREVFADLLGVNTVELVYDVCHNIAKEERHRIDGGEDTLLVHRKGATRAFPAGRPEIPDAYRDVGQPVFIPGSMGTASYVLCGGERSLDLTFGSTAHGAGRLKSRMQAKKEYSAGELRRTLRERGIYVRARSGGTLAEEAPGAYKDVDEVIRVSDALNIGTKVARTVPICNIKG; encoded by the coding sequence ATGAGCCAACAGATCCAACTTACACAGGTCGCGGAGAACGTCTACGAGATACCCGAAGACGAGGGGATGGAGGTCCCCGTTCGGGTCTACGGGTCGGCGGCGCTGGTCGAGGAGATGCAGACTGCCGACGACCGCACACTCAGTCAGGGCCGGAACGTGGCGACACTACCCGGCATCCGGAAGTTCGCAGTCGTGCTCCCCGACGGGCACCAGGGGTACGGCTTCCCGATCGGGGGCGTCGCGGCCGTGGACACGGAGACGGGCGTGATCAGCCCCGGCGGGATCGGCTTCGATATCAACTGTGGCGTCCGGTTGCTCCGGACACCGTTGACCGCCGACGACGTGGCGGGTCACGAGGAGGAACTCGCCGAACGGCTCTACGAGACGGTCCCGTGTGGCCTGGGGAAAGGCGGCTATCTCGAGACCAATATGGACGACCTCAGAGGCATCCTCGACGGTGGGATGGAGTGGATGCGCGAGGCGGGTCACGCGACCGAGGCCGATCTCGAACACTGCGAGGAGAACGGTCGGCTCGACGGTGACCCGGGGAAGGTGCCGGCGGAAGCGCTGAGCCGCGGTCACAATCAAGTCGGTTCGCTCGGCTCGGGAAACCACTTCCTCGAGGTCCAGCGCGTCGCCGACGTGTACGACGCCGAGACCGCGGCCGCGTTCGGTCTCGCCGAGGACCGGATCGTCGTGATGATCCACTCGGGGTCGCGCGGGCTGGGCCACCAGACCTGTACCGAGTACGTCCGCCGGTTCGAGCGGGCGTTCCCGGACATCGCCGACTCGCTGCCCGACAAACAGCTCATCTACGCGCCCTTGGACGAGCAGGTCGCCGAGGACTACAAGCAGGCGATGTACGCCGCCGCCAACTTCGCGTGGGCGAACCGGCAGGCGATGACGCAAGCCGTTCGGGAGGTGTTCGCGGACCTCCTGGGCGTGAATACGGTCGAACTGGTCTACGACGTGTGCCACAACATCGCCAAGGAGGAACGCCACCGCATCGACGGCGGCGAGGACACCCTGCTCGTCCATCGGAAGGGCGCGACGCGGGCGTTCCCGGCCGGTCGGCCGGAGATACCCGATGCCTACCGTGACGTGGGCCAGCCGGTGTTCATCCCCGGGAGTATGGGGACCGCCTCCTACGTACTCTGTGGCGGCGAGCGCTCACTCGACCTGACGTTCGGCTCGACCGCCCACGGCGCCGGGCGGTTGAAGTCCCGGATGCAGGCGAAAAAGGAGTACAGCGCGGGGGAACTCCGGCGGACCCTGCGCGAACGAGGGATCTACGTCCGGGCGCGCTCGGGCGGAACCCTCGCCGAAGAGGCGCCGGGGGCGTACAAGGACGTGGACGAGGTGATCCGGGTCAGCGACGCGCTGAACATCGGCACCAAGGTCGCCCGGACGGTGCCGATCTGCAACATCAAGGGCTGA
- a CDS encoding Hsp20/alpha crystallin family protein, translating into MTSIKRVPLDRIRPAIDPRARRSEPFPVDVEDRGDEFHVSADLPGLRKQDLDISVRKNRVRITADYGDESESGTYRRRERASGEVSRVVRLPVWVDEKHADASYDQGVLRITLPKRERGIDIEVS; encoded by the coding sequence ATGACCTCGATCAAGCGAGTCCCACTGGACCGCATCCGACCAGCCATCGACCCCAGAGCGCGCCGCTCGGAGCCGTTCCCCGTCGACGTCGAGGACCGCGGCGACGAGTTCCACGTGTCGGCGGACCTCCCGGGGCTCCGCAAGCAGGACCTCGACATCAGCGTCCGCAAGAACCGCGTCCGGATCACCGCTGACTACGGCGACGAGTCCGAGTCGGGGACGTACCGCCGACGCGAACGGGCCAGCGGCGAGGTCAGCCGCGTCGTTCGGCTGCCCGTCTGGGTCGACGAGAAGCACGCCGACGCCTCCTACGACCAGGGCGTCCTGCGGATCACGCTCCCGAAGCGCGAGCGGGGGATCGACATCGAGGTCTCCTGA
- a CDS encoding phosphoribosyltransferase, with product MFTDRTDAGEQLADLLDDHDVEADIVLAVPRGGLPVGRIVADSLGLPLDVVAARKIGAPGNRELAIGAVASDGSVWLNRTLIDDLGVSEPYIEERGEYERAAALDAVERYRGDRAPPDLRGKTVLIVDDGVATGATTMACVKQVRNAGAERIVVAVPVAPVETVERLRAEADEVICVETPPHFRAVGQFYERFDQVSDDEATTFLTPEG from the coding sequence ATGTTCACAGACCGAACCGACGCCGGCGAACAGCTGGCCGACCTCCTCGACGATCACGACGTGGAGGCCGACATCGTGCTGGCGGTCCCGCGGGGCGGCCTGCCGGTCGGCCGTATCGTCGCCGACAGCCTCGGCCTCCCGCTCGACGTGGTCGCCGCACGGAAGATCGGCGCGCCGGGGAACCGGGAACTCGCGATCGGTGCCGTCGCGAGCGACGGCTCCGTGTGGCTGAACCGGACGCTCATCGACGACCTCGGGGTGTCAGAGCCGTACATCGAGGAGCGGGGCGAGTACGAGCGGGCGGCCGCGCTGGACGCCGTCGAACGCTATCGCGGTGATCGAGCGCCGCCCGATCTCCGAGGGAAGACGGTGCTCATCGTCGACGACGGCGTCGCCACCGGGGCGACGACGATGGCGTGTGTCAAACAAGTCCGGAACGCCGGCGCCGAACGCATCGTCGTCGCTGTCCCGGTCGCGCCGGTGGAGACCGTCGAACGGCTCCGCGCCGAGGCCGACGAAGTGATCTGCGTCGAAACGCCGCCGCATTTCCGAGCGGTCGGCCAGTTCTACGAACGCTTCGACCAGGTCAGCGATGACGAGGCGACGACGTTCCTCACGCCGGAGGGCTGA
- the hsp14 gene encoding archaeal heat shock protein Hsp14 codes for MSTRSNPFEDIEQFFERMSRQFEESADAWENDGPLGRWGGEEMAIDLVEHDDEFVVTIDLPGFEKDDVDVRVTDHTLRIEADREESTDEESERYLRHERRERSMSRSIRLPEEVRKEEVKARMNNGVLTVTVPKMEVEEAHSIEIE; via the coding sequence ATGAGCACACGCAGTAACCCCTTCGAGGACATCGAACAGTTCTTCGAGCGAATGAGCCGGCAGTTCGAGGAGTCGGCCGACGCGTGGGAGAACGACGGGCCACTCGGCCGGTGGGGCGGCGAGGAGATGGCGATCGACCTCGTCGAACACGACGACGAGTTCGTCGTGACCATCGACCTCCCCGGCTTCGAGAAGGACGACGTGGACGTCCGGGTAACCGACCACACGCTCCGGATCGAGGCCGACCGCGAGGAGAGCACCGACGAGGAGTCCGAACGGTACCTCCGTCACGAGCGCCGGGAGCGCTCGATGAGTCGGTCGATCCGGCTGCCCGAGGAGGTCCGGAAGGAGGAGGTGAAAGCCCGGATGAACAACGGCGTGCTGACCGTGACGGTCCCGAAGATGGAGGTCGAGGAAGCCCACAGCATCGAGATCGAGTAG
- a CDS encoding DUF6653 family protein, whose protein sequence is MDGSPSVRGRAEAVLWARHANPKSGWSRVPTGAVLIYAVYQRDTRLLLAGLLWAAVNPFIFPPPATDEAWMTRGVLAERWWVREEGNGTVGRTYPNVCNAASALAFGYALLAAWRRRPLGAAVGTVLGSALKLWWIGVLVRRYDATQERTGAA, encoded by the coding sequence GTGGACGGATCACCGTCGGTCCGGGGCCGGGCAGAGGCAGTGCTGTGGGCCCGGCACGCCAACCCGAAAAGCGGCTGGAGCAGGGTTCCGACGGGCGCCGTGCTGATCTACGCGGTCTACCAGCGGGACACGCGACTCCTGCTCGCCGGACTGCTCTGGGCGGCGGTCAACCCCTTCATCTTCCCCCCGCCGGCGACCGACGAGGCGTGGATGACCCGGGGCGTACTCGCCGAGCGCTGGTGGGTGCGCGAGGAAGGAAACGGGACCGTCGGTCGCACGTACCCGAACGTCTGCAACGCGGCGAGCGCACTCGCGTTCGGCTACGCGCTGCTCGCCGCGTGGCGTCGACGGCCCCTCGGAGCGGCAGTCGGGACGGTGCTCGGGTCGGCGCTGAAGCTCTGGTGGATCGGTGTGCTGGTGCGACGGTACGACGCGACACAGGAGCGAACCGGGGCGGCCTGA